One genomic window of Dama dama isolate Ldn47 chromosome 7, ASM3311817v1, whole genome shotgun sequence includes the following:
- the LOC133059691 gene encoding BOLA class I histocompatibility antigen, alpha chain BL3-7-like isoform X1 — protein sequence MRIKGKRTLLLLLPGALVVTETWAGSHSLRYFCTAVSRPGLGEPLFIVVGYVDYAQFVRFDSDAPNPRMEPRARWVEQEGPEYWDEETQRARDTAETLRANLNTLRGYYNQSEAGSHTLQEMYGCDVGPDGRLRGFDQLAYDGRDYIALNEDLSSWTAADTAAQITKRKIEQDGVAERVRNYLNRECVEWLRRYLESGKNTQLRADPPKTHVTHHHISEREVTLRCWALGFYPEEISLTWQRDGEDQTQDMELVETRPSGDGTFQKWAALVVPSGEEQKHTCHVQHEGLQEPLTLRWEPPQPSIPIMGITVGLGLLLVVVVAGAIMIWWKKYSGEQGGSYTQAASSDSVQGSDV from the exons ATGAGGATCAAGGGGAAGAGAActctcctcctgctgctgccgGGTGCGCTGGTTGTGACCGAGACGTGGGCGG GCTCCCACTCCCTGAGGTATTTCTGCACCGCCGTGTCCCGGCCCGGCCTCGGGGAGCCCCTCTTCATCGTTGTCGGCTACGTGGACTACGCGCAATTCGTGCGGTTTGACAGCGACGCCCCTAACCCGAGGATGGAGCCGCGGGCGCGGTGGGTGGAGCAGGAGGGGCCCGAGTATTGGGATGAAGAGACTCAGAGAGCCAGAGACACCGCAGAGACTTTGCGAGCGAACCTGAACACCCTGCGCGGCTACTACAACCAGAGCGAGGCCG GGTCTCACACCCTCCAGGAGATGTACGGCTGCGACGTGGGGCCGGACGGGCGCCTCCGCGGGTTTGATCAGTTAGCCTACGACGGCAGAGATTACATCGCCCTGAACGAAGATCTGAGCTCCTGGACCGCGGCGGACACGGCGGCTCAGATCACCAAGCGCAAGATTGAGCAGGACGGTGTGGCGGAGCGTGTGAGGAACTACCTGAACCGCGAGTGCGTGGAGTGGCTCCGCAGATACCTAGAGAGCGGAAAGAACACGCAGCTGCGCGCAG ACCCTCCAAAGACACATGTGACCCATCACCACATCTCTGAACGTGAGGTCACTCTGAggtgctgggccctgggcttCTACCCTGAGGAGATCTCATTGACCTGGCAGCGTGATGGGGAGGACCAGACCCAGGACATGGAGCTTGTGGAGACCAGGCCTTCAGGGGATGGAACCTTCCAGAAGTGGGCGGCCCTGGTGGTGCCTTCTGGAGAGGAGCAGAAACACACGTGTCATGTGCAGCATGAGGGGCTTCAGGAGCCCCTCACCCTGAGATGGG aACCTCCTCAGCCTTCCATCCCCATCATGGGCATCACTGTTGGCCTGGGTCTCCTCCTGGTGGTTGTGGTGGCTGGAGCTATTATGATCTGGTGGAAGAAGTACTCAg GTGAACAAGGAGGGAGCTACACTCAGGCTGCAA GCAGCGACAGTGTCCAGGGCTCTGATGTGTGA
- the LOC133059691 gene encoding BOLA class I histocompatibility antigen, alpha chain BL3-7-like isoform X2 → MRIKGKRTLLLLLPGALVVTETWAGSHSLRYFCTAVSRPGLGEPLFIVVGYVDYAQFVRFDSDAPNPRMEPRARWVEQEGPEYWDEETQRARDTAETLRANLNTLRGYYNQSEAGSHTLQEMYGCDVGPDGRLRGFDQLAYDGRDYIALNEDLSSWTAADTAAQITKRKIEQDGVAERVRNYLNRECVEWLRRYLESGKNTQLRADPPKTHVTHHHISEREVTLRCWALGFYPEEISLTWQRDGEDQTQDMELVETRPSGDGTFQKWAALVVPSGEEQKHTCHVQHEGLQEPLTLRWGEQGGSYTQAASSDSVQGSDV, encoded by the exons ATGAGGATCAAGGGGAAGAGAActctcctcctgctgctgccgGGTGCGCTGGTTGTGACCGAGACGTGGGCGG GCTCCCACTCCCTGAGGTATTTCTGCACCGCCGTGTCCCGGCCCGGCCTCGGGGAGCCCCTCTTCATCGTTGTCGGCTACGTGGACTACGCGCAATTCGTGCGGTTTGACAGCGACGCCCCTAACCCGAGGATGGAGCCGCGGGCGCGGTGGGTGGAGCAGGAGGGGCCCGAGTATTGGGATGAAGAGACTCAGAGAGCCAGAGACACCGCAGAGACTTTGCGAGCGAACCTGAACACCCTGCGCGGCTACTACAACCAGAGCGAGGCCG GGTCTCACACCCTCCAGGAGATGTACGGCTGCGACGTGGGGCCGGACGGGCGCCTCCGCGGGTTTGATCAGTTAGCCTACGACGGCAGAGATTACATCGCCCTGAACGAAGATCTGAGCTCCTGGACCGCGGCGGACACGGCGGCTCAGATCACCAAGCGCAAGATTGAGCAGGACGGTGTGGCGGAGCGTGTGAGGAACTACCTGAACCGCGAGTGCGTGGAGTGGCTCCGCAGATACCTAGAGAGCGGAAAGAACACGCAGCTGCGCGCAG ACCCTCCAAAGACACATGTGACCCATCACCACATCTCTGAACGTGAGGTCACTCTGAggtgctgggccctgggcttCTACCCTGAGGAGATCTCATTGACCTGGCAGCGTGATGGGGAGGACCAGACCCAGGACATGGAGCTTGTGGAGACCAGGCCTTCAGGGGATGGAACCTTCCAGAAGTGGGCGGCCCTGGTGGTGCCTTCTGGAGAGGAGCAGAAACACACGTGTCATGTGCAGCATGAGGGGCTTCAGGAGCCCCTCACCCTGAGATGGG GTGAACAAGGAGGGAGCTACACTCAGGCTGCAA GCAGCGACAGTGTCCAGGGCTCTGATGTGTGA